The nucleotide window TTTTCCCAAGAGTTGCTCGCTTGAAAAAACGCATTGGACCACGAACAATGGGGAAACGAGATTGCAGAACACCAAATGCGTGTTGGGCATCTTTCCTTATGTCTTCTTGATACCGCGCAAACAAGTGTTCCTTTTCTGTTTGAGGATTAGATATTGTCTTCACAAATGCAGTCCATTCTGGGTAAATTCCATCGGCAAGATAATAGCCCGTATCATACTGTCTCTTACTGATGGAAAATTGCACCCGAGGAGCTTGCCTTTTTAACATCTCAGTGAACAATGGCAATTTATTGAGCGCAATGATATCATTCTTGGACCCAACAACACCGAAGTAACCATGCCATATCCACAGGTCTTGTGAAACAACAGCTTCAAGAAACATTGTGGCTGCACTGTGATCACTATGATTAAGTCGACGCATCCATTTCGTTGGGCAATTATCCCACTCCCAATGCATACAACCAATGCTTCCCAACATGCCAGGGAAGCCACGGTCCTCGCCAATTTGTAGCAGACGCTGCATATCAAGACTAGTAGGGCCTTGCAAATATTCGCTGCCAAACTTGTCAATCACCCCTTCCGCAAACCGCTCCAAACATTCCATTGCTGTACTCTCACCAATCTGTACATATTCATCAACAGCATCTGCCGGGGAGCCATGAGTTAACATACGGATAGCCGCTGTGCACTTCTGTAAAGGCGAGAGACCTTGGCAATAAAAGTCATCCCTTCTTCTGGTGAAATAGGTTGACCATTCACCTAGGGCATGGACGATACGAAGAAAGAGGGGTCTTCTCATTCTGTACCTTGTTCGGAATAGCTGGTCATTACAGACTGGATCTTCAGAAAAGAAATCAGCCACAAGCCGCTGATGTCCCTGTTCATGATTCCTCGCAATGAACCTCCTCCTACCACTCCGGCGGCGAGATGTACCAGCTTGTTGAGCTTCAATCTTGGCTTGAATCTTTGCAGTGATCCGCTCAAGAAAATTGTGCAACACACTTTGCTCAGTAATGAATTCTTCCATGGTGTATATGCCAGTTGGGTTGACAGTGTTGCTATCTTCAGAATCATCTGAGCAAGAAGATGTGTCCGATCGATGGGGCATGCCTAAAAAAATAAACAGACTGGAAAGTCTAGCTGAAATCAGGGAGCTGTCTAGTGTTGAGAGGCAGGAGTTAGCTCATATTGAAGATAAGTTAGAACAGATTTGGTCATTAGAAGAGATTAAAGTTAGACAACGTTCTAGGGATAGAAACATTCTCGAGGGTGATAAGAATACGGCATATTTTCAGGCGGTGGCTAACCAACGGAgtagaaaaaagaaaatagagTGCCTTGAAAGTCCTACTGGTCTGGTTTATGATCAGAAAGGGATGATGAGAGTGGCAGTAGATTTTTACAAAAAATTGTTTGCCAAGGATCCAGAGCCTTTCTTTAAGTTGGGACAAAATTTTTGGGAAGAGGAGGATAAGGTCTCTAGGTATGAAAATGAGTTACTCATAGCACCTTTTTCTGAGTCGGAGATCAAGGATGCCATTTTTAGCTGTTATCCAGATGGTGCCCCTGGGCCAGATGGCTTATCCTTCCTCTTCTACCAAAAGTTTTGAAATCTCATTAAAAATGATGTGGTGCATCTTTTTAATGATTTTCATAGGGGGGATTTAGACCTTAAGAGACTCAATTTTGCATTGGTTACTCTAATTCCAAAGGTAGGGGAGGCAACAAACATGAAGCAATTCAGACCTATCAGTTTGTTAAATTGCAGCTTCAAGATTTTCTCAAAATTGTTAACTCTTAGGTTGACCTCTGTGGTTCAAAGGATAGTTGCTCCAACTCAATCGGCGTTCATTAAAGGTAGATATATTTTAGAAAGTGTAGTAGTAGCTCATGAGTTGGTTCATAGTGTGCATCAGAGTGGTGAACCTGGGGTTATTATCAAACTAGACTATGAAAAAGCTTATGATAGAGTGTCTTGGAGTTTTCTCTTTGATCTGTTAGAAGCCCGTGGTTTTGAACCAGTTTGGATAAACTGGATTAGACACATTGTGGTGGGAGGATCTTTGGGTATTATGGTAAATGGGGAGGAAAGTTCCTATTTTAAGCCTGGCAAGGGCTTAAGACAGGGAGATCCTTTATCCCCTTTTCTTTTCAACTTAGTTGGAGATGGTCTGTCTAGAATGCTGAAAAAAGCTGTAGATAGAGGGATTGTGACGGGGCTTCTAGGAGAATTTAGACAAGGGGGTATTATGGCTCTGCAGTACGCAGATGATACCATTTTATTTTCCAAAGCTGAGGAATCGGTGTTGGAAAATCTTAAATGTATTCTTATGTGGTACAAACAAATTTCGGGTATGAGAATCAATTTCCACAAAAGTGAAATGATCCCAATCAACTTAGAGGATGAGGAAGTACACAGATTAGCCCATATTCTCTCCTGCCCTGTTGACAATTTCCCCATTAAGTACCTAGGTATTCCACTACATTTTGATGTTCTGACCAGGGATGACATACAGCCTTTAGTGGATAAAATCATGAACAAAATTGCAGGTTGGAGAGGAAGGCTGATGTCACTTGCTGCTAGGGTAGTTTTAATTAAATCCTGTCTTTCTAGTATTCCTGTTTATCTTCTATCTTTTATCAAATTCCCTAAATGGGCCATTAAAATGTTAAACACCCACATGGGTATTTTTCTTTGGGATGATTCTGAGGATAAGCATAGATACCACTTGGCAAACTGGGAGTTAGTTTCGATGCATAAGGAATTTGGTGGTCTTAGGGTCCCTAATCTGAGAGATCTAAACTTGTGCCTTTTGGCTTCATGGTTTAAAAGATATAATTTGGATAGAGATAAACTCTAGAAAGAGTTAATAGATTTCAAGTATGATACTTTGAATCCTCATGTTCTGCTCACTAGAACTTCAAGTGCTTCTAGTTTTTTAAGGGTTTTATGTGGGCAGCACAGGCTGCTAAGATGGGTTTTCTGTggaaggttggaaatgggaggaaagtTAGGTTTTGGGAGGACACTTGGCTAGGTTCGTCCAGTTTGGCAATACAGTTTTGGCCTATTTACCGGATCATTAATGAGCATGGTAAGACAGTTGCAGAGTTGTGGGATGGATCATCTTTGAAATGCACCTTTAGGAGAACAGTAAGTGATGACCTTTATCAGTTATGGTTAGAAGTAGTTCAATTAGTTTCAACAGTTCATCTTTCGGATGAGGAAGATGAGATGATCTGGAAGTTTACTTCTAAAGGAACTTACTCTTCTCAATCGCTTTACAAAGTCATTAATTTTAGAGGTGTTAAGCAGGTGCATGTATCGGCTGTATGGGGGATTAAAGTTCCTCCAAGAGTCCATATGTTTTTATGGCTTTTGATTAATAACAGAACTTTAACTAGGGATAATTTAGCAAAGCGTAGAAAAGTAGAAGATGCAACGTGTCTTTTCTGTGTTGAGAATGAAAGTTGCCATCATTTGTTTTTTGATTGTGTTGTTGCTAGGAGGTGCTGGACTgttgtctctgatatattaggggTACAAGTAGGTGGTGACTTAGTCAGTTTAGGGCAGCTTTGGTTGAGTGACAAAAAGAATAGTGTTATTAACATGATAACCTCTGCTGTTTTGTGGTCGATTTGGAAACTCAGGAATGAGCTTTGTTTTCAGAGGTCTGGATGGAAAAGTATGAGGGTGTTGTTCTACAAAATCTTGGGCCTGCTACAGAACTGGACAGTTCTGTGCCCGGTGAACAAGAGGGGGCGGCTGGATGGTTTCCTGGAGAACCTGAAGACGGTGGCAAGGAGGGTAACTTGGCTCCCAGATATTCCCAGAAACGCAATGCAAAGTGCTTCGGAGGCATGACCTCGGCGGCCCAAGATGAAGGTGCTCAGTTGCCTGGAAAGTGCTCAAGGCTGTTGGTATTTTCGAGCTTACCTGATGAAGGATCTGTAACGTTCCTGGGATGTAATGAAGGTTTTTGATGATGGAGGGGTGGTTTAACTCTGTCAGTTTTTGTTTGTTTGGTAGTGTCGGGTTGGTTGTCACCGCCTGACAGGTGGTTTTGAACGCTCTGTGAGCAAACTGTGCTGTAAAACTGTTTGGTCTTTTGATAATATTTGAAAGGCCGGGGCTTTATGCCCTTGaactctaaaaaaataaaaataaacagaTGATTCAAGTTTCGGATGAACACTTGATAAGAATTAAGCAGCAAAAGTATTTATTTTAGTTAAGATCATTTGGTAGCTAGAAATGAAAGAATTAATCCTTTccagtcctttctaaaaaaaacttTCTGGTCCATGTGCAATCAATGAGCATAAATCATGTATTTTCCATTACTCATCTCGGTTCTAAAGCTTGGTTGATTGATGGATTCACTTGTACAGTTAGTTAGCAGAATGGGCACAGACATGATGAAACAATTAAAACATGAAGATATAACCATATGAATTCAATCTTCAGTATGGACACTTGggaaataaattcctagctaaagCAACAGCTCCCTTCGAAGAAATGGTTAGTATAATAATCTTCTACCCATCCAAGCATTTCAGTAAGAGATGTCTAATGCACTTGTTGTGTAACCAGCGTGCACTTATACCACACTCTACCAGAAATGTAAACGTAATTTTCTATCAGATCAGCAGACTTATGGTTTTTTAAGAACTACTAGTACTGTTTACTGGCAGATCACAGGTTCTCAAAAAATTCGAAATATCATCACCATTGGATATTCAAAAATCAAACTCCTCATCTACTGCCTTTCTACAAACCATTGCCCATGTCTCCAATCCAAATAAGTCACGGATCAACACGGAAGGTGGATGGAGAGCATACCTGAGAGACAGTGGGGTTCCCTTCTTCTGAACGGAGGTGCGGCCTTCTCGTCAGCGCCGGCAGGGCAGCAGGAGGCAGGCGCCTCCGGTTGGAGGCGGCGTGGAGGTCCTCGGGAAGCGGAGCTTACGCTCCCGTGGGGGCTGGAGCTGGATGCGGAGGCGACGCCGGCGATGCTGGCGACGCGTGGTCCGTGGAGTTGGAGACCTTCCGGTTCACCTGCTTAGCCCAGCAGCGGCCTCCGGCCTGTTTAGGCCCGCAAGGTGACTGCATGGTCCACTGACAcaatgaaaacggatcggatacggaccaCCGATATCacaaatattatatttgttttcatatttctatccaTATCCAGATtcgaattcgaatacggatagtgttaaCTATGTCGAAtagaatacgattggatatcgacatcataaatatgcgatttgagtattcggatacggtatcagatgttggatattcggactcagatacggacagatctcaacccctctaaacggattcggtttcaaatacgttcagaaaatatccataccgttttatCCCTAGCAACAGCTGACGTTGAGGTGCCGCCGGGGAGGCGGGGACGGGGCAACCGGCCGGCCGGCAGGCGACGTCGCGACGAGGCTCGAGCGCGGGACAAGCAGCCGGTGAGGCTGGGAGAGAGGGGGTGAGCACCAATCCCAGCTTGGCGACGGCTATTTCTCTTTCTGGCCTTTTTGTTGTATACGCACGGCCCAACATTCGCAAGCTCGTGCTGAGACTTCGGCCCGACTGGGATGGACTGATTGGTCATCCGATCTCAGGCGGCCGCACGGCACGAGTAAAATTACATTACATAAAACTTAGACCAGCATCTATGGGTTCAAAAAATCTAATTGTCAGAACTAGGATTAGATAATggaaaacaaactaaaactagtgGCCTCTTTTTTTTTACTTCACTGCGTACTGGAATACATATGTTATAGACAGATTAACAGAAAGTGCAGACGCATGTACTCCTGACATCAACTTCTAACCGATTGCTAACAGTAACACAGAAAAAAACAAGGTTCAGATAACGTTTACAGTTCATTCTTGACTGTATGGCTATGAAGATCGTACTGCTTGTAGCATTTGATTGCACATGGGAGGACTGAGCACTTGAGATATTCGAGAGTCCCCTGCACAATCTTGCGAACATTGGGCCGTGCGTACAAGAAAAATGCCAGCAGAGGAAGGACGTACACATACATATACACACCCAGACACGCTCCACTCGTAGTAGCCCAAAATGTAATCGTGCAGAATCTGAGAACAGCCTTTAAAGCCCAGCCTGATGGAGAACATAGTGCGATTTGAGACACAGGAGTTAGTCAACAAAGAAAGTAAACACTGCATTGTGATGAATGCTGACAAAATAATAATCAGAACAAATCAGTGTCAACTGCATAGAAAGAGCAAGGAAATGCTGCACCTTTTAGACTCAGTCTCAGGTTTAGAGTAAGGGTCACATTTCAATTCAttaaaggggcgtacccagtgcagagagctcccgctctgtgcggggtctgaggaagggtgtcagtggcaagccttaccctcgcatgtgcaatgcgaggagaccgcaactcgaacccgggaccttccggtcacaggcggtaagactaccgcttgcaccaggcccgcccttctcacATTTCAATTCATTATCTTATCAAAAAGACCTAGAAGTTGAAGTCCTGAGATGCCATATCCAACATTATTTATCTAACACACCATGAAGAGCTGATGATTGCCAAGTAAAATAATTTGTTTTACCATAACAATTTTCATTGATATATCCCATCAAACCTGCAAAGCAGTCCACAGTCTCAGCGACCTGTGCAGCTAATATAAATTCATGACCAAATCTTTTTAAACGGACTGGTAGTTTGGTACTGCCCCGTTGTAGCCTAGACTGCAGTAAACAATAACAGCAACCATGATGGCCCAgtaaaaaaaagggaaaaaaacaTTGTGAGATTAATATCTCTTGCTTGTTGACAATTTTGAGCGTCCAGGATGGCGTCACATAAAAATAGTGGTAAAAGGCTACTGAAGGAGGATTATTGCTACTGAAGAAGTAATCAAGCCTTTTGCAGTATGTGGATGCCAAATTCAGTACATGGAACACCAATCTTGTACTACCTGTAGGAGGCAATAATCAATAATGCATAACATATATATCTCCCTTGCCCTCAGTTCCAAGCATCGAAGGTAGCAGCACATGCTAGTGTGCATCAAAGGATGTCATTATAAACTTTAGACTAGGAGAACTTATTTTACTTGTCGCCAAATGGCCCAAACTGTTGCCAGATGTGCTCGATTAAGTCCCTCCTTAGTTGGCCATGTGCTGGTAGACTACAAAGAGTAGCATTCCTCTGTTGTATATTGGCTAAGCAATTGGCAGGCCCAGTTTTGATGTTTGACGGTAGAACAGCTGATGTTCCCATAGCTTCACCTGAGTCAAAGCAAGCACTTGCCATATCTTTCTCATCCTCAACTGCCATGTTATGGAGTATGATACAAGCTTGGAAGATTTTTGCAAGAGTTGCCCGTGGGAAATAGCATATTGGACCACGAACAATGGGAAAACGAGATTGCATGACTCCAAATGCACGCTGGACATCCTTCCTTGCCTCTTCTTGATGCTGTGCAAACAACCTTTCATTTTCTGTCCGAGGGAAGGGTATTGTCTTAACAAATACATTACATTCCGGGTAGATTTCATTTGCAAGGTAGTAACCCATATTGTATTGACTCTTATTGATGGAGAATTGCATCTGGGGAGCTTGCCCTTTCAAGATTTCATTATACACCGGTGACTGATCAAGAACACTGATGTCACTGATGGACCCAACAACATTCAAAGAAGCATACCATATCCAGAGATCTTGTGAAGCAACAGCTTCAAGAACAAATGTGGCGAAACCATGATCACTATGATTAAGTCGACGCATCCATTTAGGAGGGCAATTTTCCCACTCCCAATGCATGCAACCAATGCTTCCTAACATGCCAGGGAAGCCACAGCCCTCACCAATTTGTAGTAGTCGCTGAATATCAACACTAGTAGGTCCTCGCAAATATTCTCCACCAAACTTGTCAATCACCCCTTCTGCAAACCGCTCCAAACACTCCATTGCTGTGCTCTTACCAATCTGTACATATTCGTCTACAGCATCTGACGGGCACCCACGTGATAACATACGAATAGCCGCTGTACACTTCTGCAGAGGTGAGAGCCCTTGGCGATAACAAATATCTGTCCTTTTAGTGAAATAGGGAGACCAGTCGCCTAGGGCACGGACGATACGTAGAAAAAGAGGCCTTCTCATTCGGTACCTTGTTCTGAATAGTTTTTCATTATAGACTGCATCTTCAAAAAAGAAATCAGCGACAAGCCGTTGATGACCCTCTCCATGATCTCTCTCTATGAATTTCCTGTTAAAACCACTCCGGCGACGAGATTTACCAGCTTGTTGTGCTTCGATTTTGGCCTGAATCTTCACACCGATCCGCTCAAGTAAATTGTGCAGGACACTTTGCTCAGCAATGTATTCTTCCATAGTATATATGCCAATTGGGTCAATGGCATTGCTATCATCGGAATCATCTGAGCAGGAAGATGTGCCTGATTGAAGGGGCATACCTAAAAAGATAAACAATGTTTTTTTAATACTCACGTTTTTTTAATGCAGGAGAACTATGTGATATGCACACAAAAAAGACTAATTCCAATTGCATGCAAGGATAGAAACATTGGATTCAACTCAAAGAGTACAAAAAACTATTGTATTCCAGGTGCATGTACAATCAATGACATAAAAAATCATCACCCCATATAAATCATATATAAAACTTGAATTATTTTTTATCTTGCCTTTTTTTACTAACACAAATATTCATAGTATACTATTATCATCCAAGCAACAACACTTGACTCACTTCATCTATTACGAAAAAGCATTTCAATAAAAAGAACAGGCAGCAAATTACTCAAAAGACATTGTGCCCCTGAATTTTATCCATCATTCATAAAATGGCACGCTAATAATAGTGCAGGGACCTCTGTTAAATAGACTATGCTtctactttttttaaaaaaaaatacgaTATGTATAGCCTACAAAATCAGTGTTGTGTATTTCCCTAAAAAAAGTCAGTATATTGTGTAAAGTTTAAAATCTAAAAAGTCCACTTAAATAGAAAATGGGGAATTTAGCAATTAGAATTCAGAGACATAACAgcataataataaataaaaacaaGAAGTAACCTGCTAGCTATTTGGTTGCTGCGCGGTTGCCTGTTTGCCGGCACTCCACCTATCCCGCGCGGTGCGTGCTGCAGCGCCCAGCAGGAACACGGAAACGCTGGCCGGCAATGTGCCGCCACTTGATTTGCCGGCGTCACCCTCGATGGATCGATTTTCCCGCGCTACCCCCCGATTTGGTTCCTCCGGCGGCAGTGGCGGACTCAAGATTTAGCTACGACTAGGGCCAAATTAGCCAAATTACAGTGGCGAAACACCTACGATCTGAGACAACAACGAGGCGACGTTAAAGAAATCAAAAGTTCAAAATTAGCGGTTGAAATCAAAATTAGAAGAGACTACTTGAAGTAAAGAGAAGAAATACCTTCACAGTTCAGAGCTCACTCTTCCTCTGCTCGGTTGCTCGGCTGGGCGACGCGGGGATTCGGCAGGCGCAGGCACCGCGCCAAGCCTaggggcggcgccgccgccgcggcgggctGGGTGctgccgcgccggcgccggcgccggcgagcgCGTGATGCAAGCGGGAGGCGGGAGCGGCAGCGCGTGATGCAAGCGGGAAGAGGAAGAGCCGCGAGTAGCGCGTGACGGCGTGAGCGACCGAGCGACTCCGTGGTCTGACCTAGGGACGAAAACGGGTCGGATTCGAATAGGCATAGTGTCAAGATAGGATTCGATTCAATATTAACATCATAAATATATGGTTTGAGTATTCAGATATGGATATGGTATCAGATGTTGAATATCCGAacttggatacggacagatctcagctcctctaaacagattcggtttcaaatacggtcggaaaatatccgtaccgttttcatccctggtcTGACCTACTCACCTCGTTATTGGGCTGTTTGTTGTTGGGATAAAACTAAAGACTTGTTCCTAAAACATTCTAGGCTGTGATTAGGGACATGGCCCTACTGGTCCTACGCCTGGGCCCGCCCCTATCCGACGGCACTAGCGGCCTAGGGTTCCGCTGGCAGTAGCATAGCAGGGAGAACTGGAGGAAGGGCGACAGGGAGGGAGAAGGGTGCACGGAGAGCCACCAGGGCTGGGCTTTTCTGGCTTTCTGCTTGCTGGGCCTCCGGGTGGAGCTGATTGCTGGTCTCATGGTTAAGGGCCTACGGCCGAAAACTTTCAAGAGAGGTACTTCAGGTGTTTCGGGCCACGTCTAGGGCCGTGGATCAAGGCCTAAATCCAGCCTTGGTTAACTTCCCATTTTATGTAAAGAAAATGTATATTTTATTATGGCCCGTTCACTTCGTtgaaaacaagccgaaacactgttccggctaatttgttgtgagagaaaaatactgttccggttgaaaaaacaagctgaaaaagacagattataagaTAAACGAACAGTGCCTATATACCTTGATTAATTACATTTTTAGCCATGGGATGTTCATTCAACAACCGAGATTTCTTTCGTAATTTTTTTTCTAATCAAGCATCATTAATAGGTATAACTTTTGTCTATTTTGTGGCCTGTATGCAGCCTAGCTCTGTCTAGGGCTTATGTAATTTTGGTCCAACTATTTGACAATGTTCGGCTTAATTGTAGACTATCATTTTGTTTCTCTGTCTGTCTATGCTAGGCTGGATTTGGTTGAGAAGTGAAACCTTTGTTTGTGTGCTAACTTCAAATGATTTGCTAGCCAGTGTTTCATGTAGCATGCATGACCTTGGCCATCAGCCACCTTCTGCGCTTGCCGGAGCAGCCATGCTTGGTCCTGTGCCACGAGTTCCCCAACGTCTTGACCAGCTCTCTAGGGCCTCATATGTGGCGAACTGACGATTTGACCTGTCCTTGCATGCCAGCTCCTTGCAATATAGCCATTGCCCCCTTTCCCCTCTATGATTTTACCTCATGTTCTACCATTAAAGAAATCATTCGGCAATAGTAAAATCTTGGCCCAATAGACTAGTGGTGAAGCCTGAAATTAGATTTAGAGAGAGCGAGGTCATTTACCCTTTAAATACGTAGTAGATTAGCTAGATCATTATGGGTTGTAATGAAAAATAGTGAAGTTAGGGGTGCCAGggccctgaaaggatcaagatgcccaagagggaggggtgaattgggttaattctaaatttctttgcaataattaaactctatggttagcccaattaaccccttatgtctagaaagtgtttctattgatctaacgcacacaagtttagcaccctaagttccaatcctactctagcatggcaattctaggaatataaatgacaagaattgaattgctcaaagtaaatgctaaaagtaaagagagaaggaggaacgcggcgatattttgccgaagtatcggagagtcgccactctccactagtcctcgttggagcatccacgtaagggtgtagctcccccttatccgcgtaaggatcaagtgctctctacgggttgattcgttaacactccgtcgtggtgaattacccacaaccgctcacaacttgagttgggtcatccacaagctctccggacgatcatcaagctcccaatcaccaccaagccgtctaggtgatggtgatcaccaagagtaacaagcacggactctcacttgaccacgacaagcctaatgagaagggtggatgcacactttgctactcttgattcactaatgagggctctctttgggattctcaaatctcaatcacctcactaggaccttgttcttcttggcactctcaaacgtatttctcagttgttggaatgagcaaaagtacccccacacatgaatggatgtggtatttataacatgggctgaaaaatgaaccgttatgtaccTCCGCGGGGTggccggacactccggtcatgttgaccagacgcgtcgGTCAGTttaccctgaactccagtgtttatagtatgaccggacgctggccagcgtccagtcagcactgactggacgcgtccggtcgcaatttttcctcactggaaccttactgatatcgaccggatgctgaccctcagcgtccgatcacttgacctctcagtgtCTGGTTGAACTAGACGAAAACAtctcgatcaaatgaactgatcgtacctgagccagcgttcgatcaaaccggagccagtgtccggtcagtatttgaccatccattcacttccaactctcgatcatatatgaatgaagtttgctccattggatctaagggctactttagagctacctagtgctagttttagcaagtgtgcaccacacctaacccactagactcacctaggtcacaCTACCTGTCcgtacccctcttaatagtatagccaaagggaaaacaaagtcgtaaactactctaagtgtcactccaactccaatcaacacttagaactagtccatccttaaccttgtcatccatcctttgaaaaccgaaatgatttccatcataggggcatgaccaccatgatagcctaatcgatctccattaccatgacctaacttaattgtctctgcaaaacacacgttagtcacaataatcatgtattgtcattaatcaccgaaacccaactagaggcctagatgctttcaggcccCTCTAGCCCCCCTTTGTATTTGCCACTAT belongs to Miscanthus floridulus cultivar M001 chromosome 4, ASM1932011v1, whole genome shotgun sequence and includes:
- the LOC136550257 gene encoding protein ALP1-like, producing MPHRSDTSSCSDDSEDSNTVNPTGIYTMEEFITEQSVLHNFLERITAKIQAKIEAQQAGTSRRRSGRRRFIARNHEQGHQRLVADFFSEDPVCNDQLFRTRYRMRRPLFLRIVHALGEWSTYFTRRRDDFYCQGLSPLQKCTAAIRMLTHGSPADAVDEYVQIGESTAMECLERFAEGVIDKFGSEYLQGPTSLDMQRLLQIGEDRGFPGMLGSIGCMHWEWDNCPTKWMRRLNHSDHSAATMFLEAVVSQDLWIWHGYFGVVGSKNDIIALNKLPLFTEMLKRQAPRVQFSISKRQYDTGYYLADGIYPEWTAFVKTISNPQTEKEHLFARYQEDIRKDAQHAFGVLQSRFPIVRGPMRFFKRATLGKIIQACIILHNMTIEDEKDMASAYFDPNEASGISVVLPSNINDGSADCFANVLRTNDTICAQPAQSQLRRDLVEHVWQRFGSFSDK
- the LOC136552485 gene encoding uncharacterized protein, producing the protein MPLQSGTSSCSDDSDDSNAIDPIGIYTMEEYIAEQSVLHNLLERIGVKIQAKIEAQQAGKSRRRSGFNRKFIERDHGEGHQRLVADFFFEDAVYNEKLFRTRYRMRRPLFLRIVRALGDWSPYFTKRTDICYRQGLSPLQKCTAAIRMLSRGCPSDAVDEYVQIGKSTAMECLERFAEGVIDKFGGEYLRGPTSVDIQRLLQIGEGCGFPGMLGSIGCMHWEWENCPPKWMRRLNHSDHGFATFVLEAVASQDLWIWYASLNVVGSISDISVLDQSPVYNEILKGQAPQMQFSINKSQYNMGYYLANEIYPECNVFVKTIPFPRTENERLFAQHQEEARKDVQRAFGVMQSRFPIVRGPICYFPRATLAKIFQACIILHNMAVEDEKDMASACFDSGEAMGTSAVLPSNIKTGPANCLANIQQRNATLCSLPAHGQLRRDLIEHIWQQFGPFGDK